A DNA window from Thermococcus sp. 4557 contains the following coding sequences:
- the gltA gene encoding NADPH-dependent glutamate synthase: MAVKRKIIKERVPTPEMPAEERIKSFAEVNLGYTFELAVKEAERCLQCPYNYAPCIKGCPVHIDIPGFISKLVQYRDDPDKAVKEALNVIWACNSLPATTGRVCPQEDQCEMNCVMGKVGDKINIGKLERFVADYAREKGIDEELLFEMIPRIEKKGQSVAIIGAGPAGLTAAGELAKLGYDVTIYEALHEAGGVLMYGIPEFRLPKSIVESEIDKLKKLGVKILTDHIVGRTVTIEELLEEYDAVFIGSGAGTPRLINAPGINLNGIYTANEFLTRVNLMKAYLFPEYDTPVKVGKKVVVIGAGNTAMDAARSARRFGAEVTIAYRRGPEDVSARVEEVHHAKEEGIKFEFFVNPVEFLGENGKVRAVKFEKMKALDERDSRGKRKIVGTGEYVEIEADTVIIAIGKHPNRLIVNTPGLKVERGRIVVDENLMTSIPGVFAGGDAIRGEATVILAMGDGRRAAKAIHEYLTKKREGNA, encoded by the coding sequence ATGGCGGTTAAGAGGAAGATCATCAAGGAGCGCGTTCCGACGCCGGAGATGCCGGCGGAGGAGCGTATTAAGAGCTTCGCGGAGGTTAACCTCGGCTACACCTTCGAGCTTGCAGTTAAGGAGGCCGAGCGCTGCCTCCAGTGCCCGTACAACTACGCGCCCTGTATAAAGGGCTGTCCCGTTCACATCGACATTCCGGGCTTCATAAGCAAGCTCGTTCAGTACCGCGATGATCCGGACAAGGCCGTTAAGGAGGCCCTCAACGTCATCTGGGCCTGCAACTCCCTTCCCGCCACCACAGGTCGCGTCTGCCCGCAGGAGGACCAGTGTGAGATGAACTGCGTCATGGGCAAGGTCGGCGACAAGATAAACATCGGAAAGCTCGAGCGCTTCGTGGCCGACTACGCCCGCGAGAAGGGCATAGACGAGGAGCTTCTCTTCGAGATGATTCCAAGGATAGAAAAGAAGGGCCAGAGCGTGGCCATCATCGGTGCCGGGCCGGCAGGACTCACCGCCGCCGGCGAGCTCGCCAAGCTCGGCTACGACGTTACCATCTACGAGGCCCTTCACGAGGCGGGCGGAGTGCTCATGTACGGCATCCCCGAGTTCAGGCTGCCCAAGAGCATCGTCGAGAGCGAGATTGACAAGCTCAAGAAGCTAGGCGTTAAAATCCTGACGGACCACATAGTTGGAAGAACCGTAACCATCGAGGAGCTCCTTGAGGAGTACGATGCGGTCTTCATAGGCTCCGGCGCCGGAACCCCGAGGCTCATCAACGCCCCTGGAATAAACCTCAACGGAATCTACACGGCCAACGAGTTCCTCACGCGTGTGAACCTTATGAAGGCCTACCTGTTCCCCGAGTACGACACACCGGTCAAGGTCGGCAAGAAGGTCGTCGTCATCGGTGCCGGAAACACCGCCATGGACGCCGCGAGGAGCGCGAGGCGCTTCGGTGCCGAGGTTACCATAGCCTACCGCCGCGGCCCGGAGGACGTCTCCGCCAGGGTTGAGGAAGTCCACCACGCCAAGGAGGAGGGCATAAAGTTCGAGTTCTTCGTCAACCCGGTCGAGTTCCTTGGTGAGAACGGCAAGGTCAGGGCCGTTAAGTTCGAGAAGATGAAGGCCCTCGATGAGAGGGACAGCAGGGGCAAGAGGAAGATAGTCGGAACCGGCGAGTACGTGGAGATAGAGGCCGACACCGTCATCATAGCCATCGGAAAGCACCCCAACAGGCTCATTGTCAACACGCCGGGCCTCAAGGTGGAGCGCGGAAGGATAGTCGTCGACGAGAACCTCATGACCAGCATCCCGGGAGTCTTCGCGGGTGGAGACGCGATAAGGGGAGAGGCCACGGTTATCCTCGCCATGGGCGACGGAAGGAGGGCCGCGAAGGCCATACACGAGTACCTCACAAAGAAGAGGGAAGGCAACGCCTGA
- a CDS encoding sulfide/dihydroorotate dehydrogenase-like FAD/NAD-binding protein, which produces MRNIWYKIHAPHVAKKVQPGQFVIVRAFKNGERIPLTPVMWDRDEGWIVLITFIRGRTTMRMANELKPGDEILNIAGPLGNPAEMEKFGKILAIGAYTGIVEVYPIAKAWQELGNDVTTLHVTFEPMVVLKDEFEEAVGRHILETVPIDPNLDFPTNMKNVTKRLVEKVRELLEKENYDLVFMVGPAGDQRAVFNVVKEFGIPMKSDLHPIMVDGTGMCGACRVTVGGEVKFACIDGPEFDAYQVNWDELIARSGYYTDMEQRAMQEYMKLFEQALQGGEQ; this is translated from the coding sequence ATGAGGAACATCTGGTACAAGATCCACGCGCCCCACGTGGCAAAGAAGGTTCAGCCCGGACAGTTCGTCATAGTCAGGGCCTTCAAAAACGGGGAGAGGATCCCGCTCACACCCGTCATGTGGGACAGGGATGAGGGCTGGATAGTGCTCATAACCTTCATCCGCGGAAGAACCACCATGAGGATGGCCAACGAGCTGAAGCCGGGCGATGAGATACTGAATATCGCCGGCCCGCTCGGAAACCCCGCCGAGATGGAGAAGTTCGGGAAGATACTGGCCATCGGTGCCTACACCGGAATAGTCGAGGTCTACCCCATAGCCAAGGCCTGGCAGGAGCTCGGAAACGACGTTACAACACTTCACGTCACCTTTGAGCCGATGGTCGTTCTCAAGGACGAGTTCGAGGAAGCCGTCGGCAGGCACATCCTTGAGACCGTCCCGATCGACCCGAACCTAGACTTCCCGACCAACATGAAGAACGTCACCAAGAGGCTCGTCGAGAAGGTCAGGGAGCTCCTCGAGAAGGAGAACTACGACCTCGTCTTCATGGTCGGCCCCGCCGGAGACCAGAGGGCCGTTTTCAACGTAGTTAAGGAGTTCGGCATCCCCATGAAGTCCGACCTCCACCCGATAATGGTGGACGGAACAGGAATGTGCGGCGCCTGCCGTGTCACCGTCGGCGGTGAGGTTAAGTTCGCCTGCATAGACGGGCCGGAGTTCGACGCGTACCAGGTGAACTGGGACGAGCTCATAGCGAGGAGCGGATACTACACTGATATGGAGCAGAGGGCCATGCAGGAGTACATGAAACTCTTCGAGCAGGCCCTCCAGGGGGGTGAGCAGTAA
- a CDS encoding tRNA (adenine-N1)-methyltransferase — protein sequence MIREGDKVLLIDRRGKRYLVTVSDREFHTDLGILKLGELVGKEYGETIVSHRNEEFRVLKPDINDIIAKMKRGPQIVHPKDAGIILAYAGISPGDTVIEAGVGSGALTIFLANAVGPNGRVISYERREDFARIAQKNIELAGFSDRVTIKLKDIYEGIDEEYADHIVLDLPQPENVLPHAVEVLRPGGYFVAYTPCTNQVHRFFQAFQGYREHFYKPRIVEVLVREQEVKKECMRPKTTMLAHTGYITFIRKL from the coding sequence TTGATCAGGGAAGGGGATAAGGTTCTGCTCATCGATAGGAGGGGCAAGCGCTACCTGGTGACGGTATCGGATAGGGAATTCCACACCGACCTGGGCATACTCAAGCTCGGCGAGCTCGTAGGGAAGGAGTACGGCGAGACGATAGTCAGCCACCGAAACGAGGAGTTCAGGGTTCTCAAGCCGGACATAAACGACATAATAGCCAAGATGAAGCGCGGACCGCAGATAGTCCACCCCAAGGACGCAGGTATAATACTCGCCTACGCCGGCATCTCCCCCGGCGACACGGTGATAGAGGCCGGCGTCGGGAGCGGCGCGCTCACGATATTCCTCGCCAACGCCGTGGGACCAAACGGAAGGGTCATCAGCTACGAACGCCGCGAGGACTTCGCGAGGATAGCCCAGAAGAACATCGAGCTGGCCGGATTCTCTGACCGAGTAACCATAAAGCTCAAGGACATATACGAGGGCATAGATGAGGAGTACGCCGACCACATAGTCCTGGACCTTCCCCAGCCGGAGAACGTCCTCCCCCACGCGGTTGAGGTTCTCAGACCCGGCGGCTACTTCGTGGCATACACCCCGTGCACGAACCAGGTCCACCGCTTCTTCCAGGCGTTCCAGGGGTACAGGGAACACTTCTACAAACCCAGGATCGTCGAGGTCCTCGTCAGGGAGCAGGAGGTAAAGAAGGAGTGCATGAGGCCGAAGACGACCATGCTGGCCCATACCGGATACATAACCTTCATCAGGAAGCTGTGA